Proteins encoded by one window of Vicia villosa cultivar HV-30 ecotype Madison, WI unplaced genomic scaffold, Vvil1.0 ctg.000976F_1_1, whole genome shotgun sequence:
- the LOC131632629 gene encoding ribonuclease MC-like: protein MMTTTMISIITIVLIHTLFSVGFSNDLPLTTISPQLPTPIVPSNPYSSYESLEESRKKSPSPKKKSPPPPSSPLSPPPSPPPLLFDHFKLAETWPPTYCKIYNNSCVSPDPLKFVIHGLWPNKIDDEVKNCDKQVINLTKFDPLMEKLSKDWPALKLDKYNNQKIVNLQLWSYQWNTHGTCSIQLFNFTSYFEETLKVYNRYNIRDILEKSNITKGGVFKQKEYINAIKKHIKFTPQIRCEQIGKLYYLYEIRFCLTASKNLEYQDCAKPYSGCNSTTNDVYF, encoded by the exons ATGATGACGACCACCATGATTTCAATAATAACAATTGTTTTGATTCACACTTTATTTTCTGTTGGATTTTCTAATGACCTACCACTTACCACTATATCTCCACAATTACCAACACCAATTGTTCCATCTAATCCATACTCTTCATATGAATCTCTAGAAGAAAGTAGGAAAAAATCTCCTTCACCTAAGAAAAAATCTCCACCACCTCCTTCATCCCCTCTATCACCACCACCATCGCCACCACCTCTTTTATTTGACCATTTTAAGTTAGCAGAGACATGGCCACCAACATATTGCAAGATTTATAATAATAGTTGCGTCTCTCCAGATCCACTAAAGTTTGTCATTCACGGATTGTGGCCAAATAAAATAGACGATGAAGTAAAAAATTGTGATAAACAAGTCATAAATCTGACTAAG TTTGATCCACTAATGGAAAAACTTAGCAAAGATTGGCCGGCATTAAAGCTTGATAAGTATAATAACCAAAAAATTGTTAACCTGCAATTATGGTCCTACCAGTGGAATACTCACGGAACTTGTTCGATCCAACTGTTCAACTTTACTTCTTACTTTGAAGAGACATTAAAAGTTTACAATAGATATAATATAAGAGATATTCTTGAAAAAAGTAATATTACAAAGGGAGGAGTGTTTAAACAAAAAGAATATATTAATGCAATAAAGAAACACATTAAATTTACGCCACAAATTCGATGTGAGCAGATTGGTAAGTTGTATTATTTATATGAAATAAGGTTTTGTTTGACGGCAAGTAAAAACCTAGAATATCAAGATTGTGCCAAACCTTACAGCGGTTGCAACAGTACAACTAATGATGTGTATTTCTAG
- the LOC131632631 gene encoding uncharacterized protein LOC131632631, translating to MGRSGGLLTIWRKDVVEVLSSFKGEGFLGIHVQWKNHLYYVVNIYSPCDLSRKKILWNDLLACKESFKDGEWIMGGDFNAIKNCGERKGRGVVVNHRESNLFSEFILKSELVDIPCKGNKFSWFSGDGNSMSRIDRFLLSSNVVDRWKIIGQLIGDRDISDHCPIWLMKDNSNWGPKPFRFNNEWFSLGSFVPFVEKEWKSLKVEGRGDFVLKEKLRLFKDKLRSWNKEVFGKIDLEMEEGVRDMNNADERLVSRFHSSCFDDNLILRNEACSKFWRNLRIKENMILQKSRCSWIKEGDANSSFFYKVMKQRRNHNHIGPLFSSGVMIDSVDGVKDTVFNHFERKFVETEEVRPLLEGIPFNCISREEADGLERPFLERGIKEAVVAKLLPGRLKGVLNSIISSCQSAFVPGRQLLDGVLVANDVVDYAKKEETLRKSCVSRGLRQGDPLSPFLFVIVAEGLSGLIRKSIEVGEFQRFTIKGSCCVDVLQFADDTLIIEDGNWKHVWALKAVLRAFELVFGLGINYHKSKLIGINTNRSFLEAASFLLSCKVEDPNFYFLGIPIGFNPRKEATWNPLLSKMKNRLKGWMNRSFNLGGRITLLKSVLCSLTIFTMSFYRMPKKVVKIFKALQSKFLWEVVEEKRRIHWVKWEEVTLPFEKMGLGVKNIELFNLALLNKWRWRILQGLNGMWLDVLKARYGDISSLAFCGGKGFKVLPSCSFWCKDLIKVSSSLSLDPIVECSKFSINNGFITPFWESNWLNDTPLQEAFPVLYEFSSLKKVSVAAMGGWLDGVWI from the exons ATGGGGAGATCGGGGGGGTTGCTTACAATTTGGAGGAAGGATGTGGTGGAGGTATTGAGTAGTTTTAAAGGAGAAGGATTCTTGGGGATTCATGTTCAGTGGAAAAATCATTTGTATTACGTGGTGAACATTTATTCTCCTTGTGATTTGAGTAGGAAAAAAATCTTGTGGAACGACTTGCTTGCTTGTAAGGAATCGTTTAAAGATGGGGAGTGGATTATGGGAGGAGACTTTAATGCTATTAAGAATTGTGGAGAAAGAAAGGGAAGGGGGGTTGTTGTGAATCATAGAGAGTCGAATCTTTTTTCGGAGTTCATCTTAAAAAGTGAGTTGGTGGATATCCCTTGCAAAGGGAACAAGTTTTCTTGGTTTAGTGGAGATGGCAATTCTATGAGTAGAATAGACCGCTTTCTTTTGTCGAGTAACGTGGTTGATAGGTGGAAGATTATCGGCCAACTTATTGGAGATAGAGACATCTCGGATCATTGCCCGATTTGGTTAATGAAGGATAATTCTAATTGGGGACCAAAGCCCTTTAGGTTTAATAACGAATGGTTTTCTCTTGGCTCTTTTGTTCCTTTTGTGGAGAAAGAATGGAAAAGTTTGAAGGTGGAAGGGAGAGGGGATTTTGTTCTAAAAGAGAAACTTCGGCTCTTCAAAGACAAACTTAGAAGTTGGAATAAGGAAGTTTTTGGGAAGATCGATCTTGAAATGGAGGAAGGAGTCCGTGATATGAACAATGCCGATGAGAGGTTAGTTTCCAGGTTCCATTCTTCCTGTTTTGATGATAACCTCATTTTAAGAAATGAAGCTTGTAGTAAATTTTGGAGGAACTTGAGAATTAAGGAGAATATGATTCTTCAAAAGTCTAGATGTTCTTGGATTAAAGAAGGAGATGCTAATAGTAGTTTTTTCTATAAGGTTATGAAACAAAGGAGGAATCATAATCATATTGGTCCTCTATTCTCTTCGGGAGTCATGATAGATTCGGTGGATGGAGTTAAAGATACGGTGTTTAATCACTTTGAGAGGAAATTTGTTGAAACGGAGGAGGTGAGACCTTTGTTGGAAGGTATTCCGTTTAATTGTATTAGTAGGGAGGAGGCGGATGGCCTTGAGAGACCCTTTCTTGAAAGGGGAATAAAGGAGGCG GTGGTGGCGAAGCTCTTGCCGGGGAGGCTTAAAGGAGTTCTTAATTCGATCATTTCCTCTTGTCAAAGTGCCTTTGTCCCCGGTAGACAATTGCTAGATGGTGTGTTAGTAGCAAACGACGTGGTGGATTACGCTAAAAAAGAAGAAA CCCTACGAAAGAGTTGTGTTTCTAGAGGTTTGAGGCAAGGAGACCCTCtctctcctttcctttttgtgATAGTTGCGGAAGGCCTTTCGGGTTTAATTAGAAAATCTATCGAAGTGGGGGAATTCCAAAGGTTTACGATTAAGGGGTCTTGTTGTGTGGAtgttctccaatttgcggatgacaccctTATAATCGAGGATGGAAATTGGAAACATGTGTGGGCTTTAAAGGCGGTGCTTCGGGCTTTTGAATTAGTTTTCGGGCTTGGTATCAATTATCACAAAAGCAAGTTGATTGGCATAAATACTAATAGGAGTTTTTTGGAGGCGGCATCATTTCTTCTCTCTTGTAAGGTGGAAGATCCTAACTTTTACTTTCTTGGAATTCCTATAGGTTTTAATCCGAGAAAGGAAGCCACTTGGAATCCTCTTTTGTCAAAAATGAAAAATCGTTTAAAAGGATGGATGAACCGCTCCTTCAATTTGGGAGGTAGAATCACTCTTTTAAAGTCCGTGCTATGCTCTTTGACCATTTTCACTATGTCGTTTTATAGAATGCCAAAAAAAGTGGTGAAAATATTTAAAGCGTTGCAAAGTAAGTTTTTGTGGGAAGTAGTGGAGGAAAAGAGGAGGAtccattgggtgaagtgggaggAAGTTACTTTACCTTTTGAGAAGATGGGTCTAGGAGTAAAAAACATTGAGTTGTTCAATTTGGCTCTCCTAAATAAGTGGAGGTGGCGTATTCTTCAAGGGCTTAACGGTATGTGGTTAGATGTTTTGAAAGCTCGGTATGGAGACATTTCCTCTTTAGCCTTTTGTGGTGGTAAGGGTTTTAAAGTTCTTCCCTCTTGCTCTTTTTGGTGTAAAGACTTGATTAAGGTTAGTTCATCTTTGTCTTTGGATCCTATTGTTGAATGTAGTAAATTCTCCATTAATAATGGTTTTATTACACCATTTTGGGAATCAAATTGGTTGAATGATACTCCTTTGCAAGAAGCTTTTCCGGTTTTGTATGAATTTTCTAGCTTGAAGAAAGTATCGGTTGCGGCTATGGGAGGTTGGTTGGATGGTGTTTGGATTTAG